Proteins encoded within one genomic window of Mycolicibacterium monacense:
- a CDS encoding MspA family porin → MWQRGFTVLAICGLLATAQPAYGWAQPAAEPVAGDAAPPPPEGAVPSTPPSHTGTPDGWTLTLSAKDETQAVIPPLTTALSSREYVVGGTFSGDLAGPDAADPPTGVLEVGYEIGCGIDMSTSNGVSLTGTAGLNPSLGVIGTDVISPIPDGILPGIGGNIGGGVTVGLKPGIINVVPVTEKEFTGAAPWVMVSNFRIKIDGCVGQSFIRSYAILTHETEMSEAVLAWYGTTKVV, encoded by the coding sequence GTGTGGCAACGCGGCTTCACGGTGCTGGCGATCTGCGGTCTGCTGGCAACCGCCCAACCTGCATACGGATGGGCCCAGCCCGCCGCCGAACCCGTGGCCGGTGATGCCGCGCCGCCGCCGCCCGAGGGTGCGGTTCCCTCGACGCCGCCCTCGCACACCGGGACCCCCGACGGCTGGACGCTCACGCTGTCGGCGAAAGACGAGACCCAGGCGGTGATCCCGCCGCTGACCACCGCGCTGTCGTCGCGTGAGTACGTCGTGGGCGGCACCTTCTCCGGTGACCTCGCAGGCCCCGACGCCGCCGACCCGCCGACCGGCGTCCTCGAGGTCGGCTACGAAATCGGTTGCGGCATCGACATGAGCACGTCCAACGGCGTGTCGCTGACCGGGACCGCGGGGTTGAACCCGTCGCTCGGCGTGATCGGGACCGATGTCATCTCACCGATCCCCGACGGCATCCTGCCGGGCATCGGCGGCAACATCGGCGGCGGTGTCACCGTCGGCCTCAAACCCGGCATCATCAACGTCGTCCCGGTGACCGAGAAGGAGTTCACCGGCGCCGCGCCGTGGGTGATGGTCAGCAACTTCCGCATCAAGATCGACGGCTGCGTCGGGCAGTCGTTCATCCGGTCATACGCCATCCTGACCCACGAGACCGAGATGTCCGAAGCGGTGCTCGCGTGGTACGGCACCACCAAGGTTGTCTGA
- a CDS encoding glycosyltransferase family 1 protein, with protein MKALRRFTVRAHLPDRLAALERLSINLRWSWDKPTQDLFADIDPKLWQQIGCDPVALLGGVKPGRLDELARDESFVRRLDGLAADLDDYLSRPLWYQQQLEQGEVLPNGIAYFSMEFGVAEVLPNYSGGLGILAGDHLKSASDLGLPLIAVGLYYRSGYFRQSLTADGWQHENYPSLDPQGLPLRLLTDADDNQVLVELELPDDATLRARVWVAQVGRIPLLLLDSDIPENEHELRGVTDRLYGGDQEHRIKQEILAGIGGVRAIRAFTEVEGLPSPEVFHMNEGHAGFLGVERIRELIDAGLDFDTALTVVRSSTVFTTHTPVPAGIDRFPVEMIKRYFGGSHLLPGVPLDRIVAFGAEDDPSKFNMAHMGLRLAQRANGVSLLHGQVSREMFNELWPGFDPNEVPIGSITNGVHAPTWAAPQWLELGRELLGSHDLGLLRETATWERLQEVDPGHLWWIRSQLRRALVDDVRARLRRSWLERGAAEAELGWIATAFDPDVLTIGFARRVPTYKRLTLMLRDPARLEKLLLDKERPMQLIVAGKSHPADDGGKALIQQVVRFADRHDVRHRIAFLPDYDMSMARQLYYGCDVWLNNPLRPLEACGTSGMKSALNGGLNLSIRDGWWDEWFDGENGWEIPTADGLADEARRDDLEAAALYDLVEQSVAPKFYERDEHGIPIRWVEMVRHTLRVLGPKVLASRMVRDYTEKYYAPAAQSLRRTVEDADGVTFGAASELAAYRRRVQAAWPKLEITDVDSSGLPDTPLINSELTLTATVALAGLRPDEVSVQAVLGRVDASDTLLDPVTAPMEHTGTADDGREVFATTTPLPVAGPVGYTVRVLPHHRLLAADNELGLVALA; from the coding sequence GTGAAAGCCCTGCGCAGGTTCACCGTCCGAGCACACCTTCCCGACCGGCTTGCCGCGCTGGAGCGGCTTTCGATCAACCTCCGCTGGTCGTGGGACAAACCGACCCAGGATCTGTTCGCCGACATCGACCCGAAACTGTGGCAGCAGATCGGCTGCGATCCGGTCGCGCTGCTCGGCGGTGTGAAGCCGGGCCGGCTCGACGAACTCGCCCGCGACGAATCGTTCGTGCGCCGACTCGACGGGCTGGCCGCCGATCTCGACGACTACCTGAGCCGGCCGCTGTGGTATCAGCAGCAGCTCGAACAGGGTGAGGTGCTGCCCAACGGGATCGCCTACTTCTCGATGGAGTTCGGCGTGGCCGAGGTGCTGCCGAACTACTCCGGCGGTCTGGGCATCCTGGCCGGCGACCACCTCAAGTCCGCGTCCGACCTGGGGCTGCCGCTGATCGCCGTCGGGTTGTACTACCGCTCCGGCTACTTCCGGCAGTCGTTGACCGCCGACGGGTGGCAGCACGAGAATTATCCGTCGCTGGATCCGCAGGGGCTGCCGCTGCGGCTGCTGACCGACGCCGACGACAACCAGGTGCTCGTCGAACTCGAGCTGCCCGACGACGCCACCCTGCGCGCGCGGGTCTGGGTGGCGCAGGTCGGGCGGATTCCCTTGCTGCTGCTCGACTCCGACATCCCGGAGAACGAACACGAACTGCGCGGCGTCACCGACCGCCTCTACGGCGGCGATCAGGAGCACCGGATCAAACAGGAGATCCTCGCCGGTATCGGCGGCGTCCGCGCGATCCGCGCGTTCACCGAGGTGGAGGGGTTGCCCTCACCGGAGGTGTTCCACATGAACGAGGGCCACGCCGGATTCCTCGGGGTGGAGCGCATCCGCGAATTGATCGACGCCGGACTGGATTTCGACACCGCGCTCACCGTCGTGCGGTCCTCGACGGTGTTCACCACGCACACCCCCGTGCCCGCGGGTATCGACCGGTTCCCGGTGGAGATGATCAAGCGGTACTTCGGCGGCTCGCACCTGCTGCCGGGGGTGCCGCTGGACCGGATCGTCGCGTTCGGCGCCGAGGACGATCCGTCGAAGTTCAACATGGCCCACATGGGTCTGCGGCTGGCCCAGCGGGCCAACGGCGTCTCACTGCTGCACGGACAGGTCAGCCGGGAGATGTTCAACGAACTCTGGCCGGGGTTCGATCCGAACGAGGTGCCGATCGGCTCGATCACCAACGGTGTGCACGCCCCCACGTGGGCCGCACCGCAGTGGCTCGAACTCGGTCGCGAACTCCTCGGCAGCCACGACCTCGGACTGCTGCGCGAGACCGCCACGTGGGAGCGCCTGCAGGAGGTGGATCCGGGTCACCTGTGGTGGATCCGTTCGCAGCTGCGCCGGGCGCTGGTCGACGACGTCCGCGCACGGCTGCGCCGGTCCTGGCTCGAGCGCGGCGCCGCCGAGGCTGAATTGGGTTGGATCGCAACCGCATTCGACCCGGACGTGCTGACGATCGGGTTCGCGCGCCGGGTGCCCACCTACAAGCGGTTGACGCTGATGCTGCGCGATCCGGCACGGCTGGAGAAGCTGCTTCTCGACAAGGAGCGGCCGATGCAGCTGATCGTGGCGGGTAAGTCGCACCCCGCCGACGACGGCGGAAAGGCGCTCATCCAGCAGGTGGTCCGGTTCGCCGACCGTCACGACGTCCGCCACCGCATCGCGTTCCTGCCGGACTACGACATGTCGATGGCGAGGCAGCTGTACTACGGCTGCGACGTGTGGCTGAACAACCCGCTGCGCCCGCTGGAGGCGTGCGGCACGTCGGGGATGAAGAGCGCGCTCAACGGCGGGTTGAACCTGTCCATCCGCGACGGCTGGTGGGACGAGTGGTTCGACGGTGAGAACGGATGGGAGATCCCGACCGCCGACGGACTGGCCGACGAGGCGCGCCGCGACGATCTGGAGGCGGCCGCGCTCTACGACCTCGTCGAACAATCGGTGGCCCCCAAGTTCTACGAGCGCGACGAACACGGCATCCCGATCCGCTGGGTCGAGATGGTCCGCCACACCCTCAGGGTGCTGGGCCCGAAGGTGCTGGCCTCCCGCATGGTGCGCGACTACACCGAGAAGTACTACGCCCCCGCCGCGCAGTCGCTGCGGCGCACCGTCGAGGACGCCGACGGGGTGACGTTCGGCGCGGCGAGCGAATTGGCCGCCTACCGGCGCCGGGTGCAGGCGGCGTGGCCGAAGCTCGAGATCACCGACGTGGACAGCTCCGGACTGCCCGACACCCCGCTGATCAATTCCGAGTTGACGTTGACCGCGACGGTGGCGCTGGCCGGTCTGCGGCCCGACGAGGTGTCCGTGCAGGCGGTCCTGGGCCGCGTCGACGCGAGCGACACGTTGCTCGATCCGGTGACGGCACCGATGGAGCACACCGGCACCGCCGACGACGGCAGGGAGGTCTTCGCGACGACGACGCCGCTGCCGGTGGCCGGGCCGGTGGGCTACACCGTTCGCGTGCTGCCGCACCATCGGCTGCTGGCCGCCGACAACGAACTCGGCCTGGTCGCGCTGGCGTGA
- the glgB gene encoding 1,4-alpha-glucan branching protein GlgB: MAKTKGLPKDTAVTPSPHLRPHTADLNRLLAGEHHDPHSILGAHEYDDHTVIRAYRPHATEVAAVVGGERHVFTHLEAGVFAVTLPFTGLIDYRLEVGYDHGGDQPHIHHTADAYRFLPTLGEMDLHLFSEGRHERLWEVLGAHPRTFETPDGVVEGVSFAVWAPNANGVQLIGDFNHWDGNEAQLRVLGSTGVWELFWPDFPVDGLYKFRIHGADGVVSERADPMAFATEVPPQTASRVTTSSYTWNDDAWMTQRAAQNPVFEPMSTLEVHLMSWRPGLSYVELADQLTEYVVEHGFTHVEMLPVAEHPFGGSWGYQVTSYYAPTSRLGTPDEFRYLVDRLHQAGIGVIVDWVPAHFPKDAWALGRFDGTALYEHADPRRGEQLDWGTYVFDFGRAEVRNFLVANALYWLQEFHVDGLRVDAVASMLYLDYSRPEGGWTPNIYGGRENLEAVQFLQEMNATVHKASPGIVTIAEESTSWPGVTRPTNLGGLGFSMKWNMGWMNDTLAFISRDPIHRSYHHHEMTFSMLYAFSENYVLPISHDEVVHGKGTLWGRMPGDDHRKAAGVRQLLAYQWAHPGKQLLFQGQEFGQRAEWSEERGVDWYQLDENSYSGGILRMISDMNGIYTSHRALWSHDTSPEGYSWIDANDSTNNVLSFLRYGDDGSVLACVFNFSGSEHSHYRLGLPHAGTWREVLNTDAADYNGAGIGNYGAVQATDEPWHGRPASAVMVLPPLSALWFEPVAAEAPVVQEPPTAPPLS, from the coding sequence ATGGCCAAGACAAAAGGACTGCCGAAAGACACCGCGGTGACCCCCAGCCCGCATCTGCGGCCGCACACCGCCGACCTGAACCGGTTGCTCGCCGGTGAGCACCACGACCCGCATTCGATCCTCGGGGCGCACGAATACGACGACCACACGGTGATCCGGGCGTACCGTCCGCACGCGACCGAGGTCGCGGCCGTCGTCGGCGGCGAACGCCACGTGTTCACCCACCTCGAGGCCGGCGTGTTCGCGGTGACGCTGCCGTTCACCGGCCTGATCGACTACCGCCTCGAGGTCGGCTACGACCACGGCGGCGACCAGCCGCACATCCACCACACCGCCGACGCGTACCGGTTCCTGCCCACGCTGGGCGAGATGGACCTGCACCTGTTCTCCGAGGGGCGCCACGAACGGTTGTGGGAGGTGCTCGGGGCGCATCCGCGCACCTTCGAAACCCCCGACGGCGTCGTCGAAGGCGTCTCGTTCGCCGTCTGGGCGCCCAACGCCAACGGTGTGCAGCTGATCGGCGACTTCAACCACTGGGACGGCAACGAGGCGCAGCTGCGCGTCCTCGGTTCGACCGGGGTGTGGGAGCTGTTCTGGCCGGACTTCCCGGTCGACGGGCTCTACAAGTTCCGCATCCACGGCGCCGACGGCGTGGTGAGCGAGCGGGCCGACCCGATGGCCTTCGCGACCGAGGTGCCGCCGCAGACCGCATCGCGGGTCACCACGAGCAGCTACACGTGGAACGACGACGCGTGGATGACGCAGCGCGCCGCCCAGAACCCGGTGTTCGAGCCGATGAGCACCCTCGAGGTGCACCTCATGTCGTGGCGGCCCGGCCTGTCGTACGTGGAGCTGGCCGATCAGCTGACCGAGTACGTCGTCGAGCACGGGTTCACCCATGTCGAGATGCTGCCGGTGGCCGAGCACCCGTTCGGGGGTTCGTGGGGTTACCAGGTCACGTCGTACTACGCGCCGACCTCGCGCCTGGGCACCCCCGACGAGTTCCGCTACCTCGTCGACCGACTGCATCAGGCCGGCATCGGGGTGATCGTCGACTGGGTGCCCGCGCACTTCCCGAAGGACGCGTGGGCGCTGGGCCGGTTCGACGGCACCGCACTCTACGAACACGCCGACCCCCGCCGCGGTGAACAGTTGGATTGGGGCACATACGTCTTCGACTTCGGCCGGGCCGAGGTGCGCAACTTCCTGGTCGCCAACGCGCTGTACTGGCTGCAGGAGTTCCACGTCGACGGACTACGCGTGGACGCCGTCGCCTCGATGCTCTACCTGGACTACTCGCGGCCCGAGGGCGGCTGGACGCCGAACATCTACGGCGGCCGCGAGAACCTCGAGGCGGTGCAGTTCCTCCAGGAGATGAACGCCACTGTGCACAAGGCCAGTCCGGGCATCGTGACGATCGCCGAGGAGTCGACGTCGTGGCCCGGCGTGACCCGTCCGACCAATCTGGGCGGGCTGGGCTTCTCGATGAAGTGGAACATGGGCTGGATGAACGACACGTTGGCGTTCATCAGCCGCGACCCCATCCACCGCAGCTACCACCACCACGAGATGACGTTCTCGATGCTCTACGCGTTCAGCGAGAACTACGTGCTGCCGATCAGCCACGACGAGGTGGTGCACGGTAAGGGCACGCTGTGGGGCCGGATGCCCGGCGACGACCACCGCAAGGCCGCGGGCGTGCGGCAGCTGCTGGCCTACCAGTGGGCGCACCCCGGTAAGCAGTTGCTGTTCCAGGGCCAGGAGTTCGGCCAGCGCGCGGAGTGGTCGGAGGAGCGGGGCGTCGACTGGTACCAACTCGACGAGAACAGCTACTCGGGCGGCATCCTGCGGATGATCTCCGACATGAACGGGATCTACACCAGCCACCGGGCGCTGTGGTCACACGACACCAGCCCGGAGGGGTACTCGTGGATCGACGCCAACGACTCGACGAACAACGTGCTGAGCTTCCTGCGCTACGGCGACGACGGTTCGGTGCTGGCGTGTGTGTTCAACTTCTCCGGCTCCGAGCACAGCCACTACCGGCTGGGCCTGCCGCACGCCGGGACGTGGCGTGAGGTGCTCAACACCGACGCGGCCGACTACAACGGCGCGGGCATCGGCAACTACGGGGCGGTGCAGGCCACCGACGAGCCGTGGCACGGCCGGCCCGCCTCGGCGGTGATGGTGCTGCCGCCGCTGTCGGCGCTGTGGTTCGAGCCGGTGGCCGCCGAGGCGCCCGTCGTCCAGGAGCCCCCGACTGCGCCGCCGCTGTCCTGA
- a CDS encoding alpha-1,4-glucan--maltose-1-phosphate maltosyltransferase encodes MAGRIGIDDVAPVVSGGRYPAKAVVGEVVPVSATVWREGHEAVSATLVVRYHGTSYPELADAPVGRVSTTEAVPIDEVVNPSPRKKPQALPMSLGRTPDVFHGHFVPDAVGLWTYRVDGWGDPIASWRHNVIAKLDAGQSESELDNDLLVGARLLERAATGVPRQDRYPLVQAVERLREPGDPFYRAGAALAADVTALLDQYPLRELVTRGEQYGVWVDRPLARFGSWYEFFPRSTGGWDSQGHPVHGTFATATKALPRVARMGFDVVYLPPIHPIGKVHRKGPNNSVTAGPNDVGSPWAIGSDEGGHDAVHPELGTIEDFDDFVAAARDEGLEVALDLALQCAPDHPWAREHPEWFTVLPDGTIAYAENPPKKYQDIYPLNFDNDPTGLYMEVLRVVRFWISHGVKVFRVDNPHTKPPNFWAWLIGEIKNEDPDVLFLAEAFTRPARLYGLAKLGYTQSYTYFTWRTSKHELTEFGRQIAEHADYARPNLFVNTPDILHESLQHGGPGMFAIRAVLASTMSSVWGVYSGYELFEHRPVREGSEEYLNSEKYELRPRDFDAALADGESLEPFITRLNEIRRVHPALHELRTITFHYPDNDAVLAYSKFDPATGDQVLVVVTLNPFGPEEATVWLDMPALGMEPYDRFWVRDEITGEEYQWGQSNYVRIEPAKAVAHVLNMPQVPADQRLNLLRRE; translated from the coding sequence GTGGCCGGCCGTATCGGAATCGATGACGTCGCGCCCGTGGTATCCGGCGGCAGGTATCCGGCCAAAGCGGTGGTGGGTGAGGTGGTGCCGGTGAGCGCCACGGTGTGGCGCGAGGGCCACGAAGCCGTCTCCGCAACGCTGGTGGTGCGCTATCACGGCACGTCCTATCCCGAACTCGCCGACGCTCCGGTCGGCCGGGTGAGCACCACCGAGGCCGTGCCGATCGACGAGGTCGTCAACCCTTCGCCGCGGAAGAAGCCGCAGGCGCTGCCGATGAGCCTGGGCCGCACCCCCGATGTCTTCCACGGGCACTTCGTACCGGACGCGGTCGGGTTGTGGACCTACCGTGTCGACGGCTGGGGCGATCCGATCGCCAGCTGGCGCCACAACGTGATCGCCAAACTCGACGCCGGCCAGAGCGAGTCCGAACTGGACAACGATCTGCTCGTGGGCGCGCGGCTGCTGGAGCGGGCCGCCACCGGTGTCCCCCGTCAGGACCGCTACCCGCTGGTGCAGGCCGTCGAACGACTGCGCGAACCCGGCGATCCGTTCTACCGGGCGGGGGCGGCGCTGGCGGCCGACGTCACCGCACTGCTCGACCAGTATCCGCTGCGCGAATTGGTCACCCGCGGTGAGCAATACGGCGTCTGGGTGGACCGCCCGCTGGCCCGCTTCGGCTCCTGGTACGAGTTCTTCCCCCGCTCCACCGGCGGTTGGGACAGCCAGGGCCACCCCGTGCACGGCACGTTCGCCACCGCCACCAAGGCGCTGCCCCGGGTCGCCCGGATGGGCTTCGACGTGGTCTACCTCCCGCCGATCCACCCGATCGGCAAGGTGCACCGCAAGGGCCCGAACAACAGCGTGACCGCGGGCCCGAACGACGTGGGGTCACCGTGGGCGATCGGCAGCGACGAGGGCGGCCACGACGCCGTGCACCCGGAGTTGGGCACCATCGAGGACTTCGACGACTTCGTCGCCGCGGCCCGTGACGAAGGCCTCGAGGTGGCGCTGGACCTGGCGCTGCAGTGTGCGCCGGACCATCCGTGGGCGCGCGAGCATCCGGAGTGGTTCACCGTGCTGCCCGACGGCACCATCGCCTACGCGGAGAACCCGCCGAAGAAGTACCAGGACATCTATCCGCTGAACTTCGACAACGACCCGACGGGGTTGTACATGGAGGTGCTGCGGGTGGTCCGGTTCTGGATCTCCCACGGCGTCAAGGTCTTTCGCGTGGACAACCCACACACCAAACCGCCCAACTTCTGGGCGTGGCTGATCGGGGAGATCAAGAACGAGGACCCCGACGTGCTGTTCCTGGCCGAGGCGTTCACCCGGCCGGCCCGCCTGTACGGGCTGGCGAAACTCGGCTACACGCAGTCGTACACGTACTTCACCTGGCGGACGTCGAAACACGAGTTGACCGAGTTCGGCAGGCAGATCGCCGAACACGCCGACTATGCGCGGCCCAACCTGTTCGTCAACACCCCCGACATCCTGCACGAAAGCCTCCAGCACGGCGGCCCCGGCATGTTCGCGATCCGCGCGGTGCTGGCGTCCACGATGAGTTCGGTGTGGGGGGTCTACTCCGGTTACGAACTGTTCGAACACCGACCGGTGCGGGAAGGCAGCGAGGAGTACCTCAACTCCGAGAAGTACGAACTGCGTCCGCGCGACTTCGACGCCGCCCTGGCCGACGGGGAGTCACTGGAGCCGTTCATCACCCGGCTCAACGAGATTCGGCGGGTGCATCCGGCGCTGCACGAACTGCGGACCATCACGTTCCACTACCCCGACAACGACGCCGTCCTGGCCTACAGCAAGTTCGACCCGGCCACCGGTGATCAGGTCCTCGTCGTGGTCACGCTCAACCCGTTCGGGCCCGAAGAGGCCACAGTGTGGTTGGACATGCCCGCATTGGGAATGGAGCCATACGACAGGTTCTGGGTCCGCGACGAGATCACCGGAGAGGAATACCAGTGGGGGCAGTCGAACTACGTGCGCATCGAACCGGCGAAGGCGGTCGCGCACGTGCTCAACATGCCCCAGGTGCCCGCCGACCAACGCCTCAACCTACTGCGTAGGGAGTGA
- a CDS encoding virginiamycin B lyase, whose product MSLIREIAGGPYALAAGPDGAMWVTLVHDGAIARVGADGAVDRFPVADGSRPSLISAGPDGALWFTRNGDDRIGRLTTAGELTEFPLSEGSAPFGICAGADGALWFTEMGSGGIGRITVDGETSGWASVGGTPSMITRGPDDAVWFTLNQGNAIGRLHPRDGVTMRELPTRGAGPVGITATHDDAIWFTEILADKLGRIPLDGALQEIDLPGKPHAVVADPSGGVWVSLWGADRLARVSADGDIETFDLPPGSEPHGLAFGPDGGLWVALESGFVLRMPD is encoded by the coding sequence GTGAGCCTGATCCGCGAGATCGCGGGCGGCCCCTACGCCCTGGCGGCCGGACCCGACGGGGCGATGTGGGTGACGCTCGTGCACGACGGTGCGATCGCCCGGGTGGGGGCCGACGGAGCGGTCGATCGCTTCCCGGTGGCCGACGGCTCCCGCCCGTCGCTGATCTCGGCCGGACCCGACGGGGCGCTGTGGTTCACCCGCAACGGCGACGACCGGATCGGGCGCCTCACCACCGCAGGGGAACTCACCGAGTTCCCGCTCAGCGAGGGCAGCGCGCCGTTCGGCATCTGCGCAGGCGCCGACGGCGCCCTGTGGTTCACCGAGATGGGGTCGGGCGGTATCGGACGCATCACCGTCGACGGCGAGACCAGCGGGTGGGCGTCGGTCGGCGGAACCCCGTCGATGATCACCCGCGGACCCGACGACGCGGTGTGGTTCACCCTCAACCAGGGCAACGCAATCGGTCGACTGCATCCCCGCGACGGGGTGACGATGCGCGAACTGCCCACCCGCGGGGCCGGCCCGGTGGGCATCACCGCCACCCACGACGACGCGATCTGGTTCACCGAGATCCTCGCCGACAAACTCGGCCGCATCCCACTCGACGGGGCACTGCAGGAGATCGACCTGCCCGGCAAGCCGCACGCCGTGGTCGCCGACCCTTCCGGCGGCGTGTGGGTGAGCCTGTGGGGCGCCGACCGGCTGGCCCGGGTCAGCGCCGACGGCGACATCGAGACCTTCGACCTGCCGCCCGGCAGTGAACCGCACGGTCTGGCGTTCGGCCCCGACGGCGGCCTGTGGGTCGCGCTGGAGTCCGGCTTCGTCCTGCGGATGCCCGACTGA
- a CDS encoding neutral zinc metallopeptidase, with protein sequence MSRRRVFGVQVTAAAVLVVAGCSTTLQGRPVSVFDDPFRVAGMVATDGPTGLRPDAEAPGRDVVGSDGGDIDKLAAAAVSDVEEFWTQAYPETFAGEQFTPIETLMSWNSSEFDGMFCGIDTIDLVNAGFCLEENTIGWDRGELLPALRAANGDMGVAMVLAHEYGHTIVRQAELNDPDTPVLVPEQQADCFAGAYMRWVAEGSSPRFTLSTADGLNGVLSAVIAFRDPLFSEGDLFAALDEHGSAFERVSAFQFGFTDGPSSCAAIDLREIGQRRGDLPVLLAEDQTGELPVTAESVRSIVDALTITFEPARPPQLDFDADAAQTCPDARPSPPVSYCPATGRLVVDLAELQIMGAPQEEVDTNGLANGDNTAYSVLMSRYLQAVQREQGLVLDTAEAALRTACLTGVATSLLSRDVTTPDGSTIALTAGDLDEAVSGILTNGLAASDVNGDSVPSGFSRIDAFRVGVLGDEQRCLTRFP encoded by the coding sequence ATGAGCCGACGGCGGGTGTTCGGCGTCCAGGTCACCGCGGCGGCGGTGCTGGTGGTCGCCGGCTGCTCGACCACGCTGCAGGGCCGTCCGGTATCGGTGTTCGACGACCCGTTCCGGGTGGCCGGCATGGTGGCCACCGACGGGCCGACGGGTCTGCGCCCGGATGCCGAGGCCCCCGGCCGCGACGTCGTGGGCTCCGACGGCGGTGACATCGACAAGCTCGCCGCGGCGGCGGTCAGCGACGTCGAGGAGTTCTGGACGCAGGCCTATCCGGAGACGTTCGCCGGTGAACAGTTCACCCCGATCGAGACGCTGATGTCGTGGAACTCAAGCGAATTCGACGGGATGTTCTGCGGCATCGACACCATCGACCTGGTCAACGCCGGGTTCTGCCTCGAGGAGAACACGATCGGGTGGGACCGTGGTGAACTCCTGCCCGCACTGCGGGCCGCGAACGGGGACATGGGTGTGGCGATGGTGCTCGCCCACGAGTACGGGCACACGATCGTGCGCCAGGCCGAGCTCAACGATCCCGACACCCCGGTGCTGGTGCCCGAACAGCAGGCGGACTGTTTCGCCGGGGCCTACATGCGCTGGGTGGCCGAGGGGTCGTCGCCGCGCTTCACCCTGAGCACCGCCGACGGTCTCAACGGTGTGTTGTCGGCCGTCATCGCGTTCCGCGACCCGTTGTTCAGCGAGGGCGATCTGTTCGCCGCGCTCGACGAACACGGTTCGGCGTTCGAACGCGTCTCGGCCTTCCAGTTCGGCTTCACCGACGGCCCGTCGTCGTGTGCGGCGATCGACCTGCGCGAGATCGGCCAGCGGCGCGGCGATCTGCCGGTGCTGCTCGCCGAGGACCAGACCGGCGAACTGCCCGTCACCGCCGAGTCCGTGCGGTCGATCGTCGACGCGCTGACCATCACGTTCGAACCCGCCCGCCCGCCGCAACTCGACTTCGACGCCGACGCCGCGCAGACCTGCCCGGACGCGCGCCCGAGCCCGCCGGTGTCCTACTGCCCGGCCACCGGCAGGCTCGTCGTCGACCTCGCCGAACTGCAGATCATGGGCGCCCCGCAGGAGGAGGTCGACACCAACGGGCTGGCGAACGGCGACAACACGGCGTACTCGGTGCTGATGTCGCGGTATCTGCAGGCGGTGCAGCGCGAGCAGGGTCTGGTGCTCGACACCGCCGAGGCGGCCCTGCGCACCGCCTGCCTGACGGGGGTCGCCACCTCGTTGCTGTCGCGCGACGTCACCACCCCCGACGGGAGCACTATCGCGCTGACGGCCGGCGACCTCGACGAGGCGGTCTCGGGCATCCTGACCAACGGGCTGGCCGCCAGCGACGTCAACGGCGATTCGGTGCCGTCGGGGTTCTCCCGGATCGACGCCTTCCGGGTCGGGGTGCTCGGCGACGAACAGCGGTGCCTGACCCGCTTCCCGTAG